From the genome of Candidozyma auris chromosome 2, complete sequence, one region includes:
- a CDS encoding spermine synthase has protein sequence MSDQLDLDLDNFTHPAVSKLNGAMWFHELNDEYFPGQSFGLKIDKILHHEKSEFQDILIFQSSTFGNVLVLNGIIQCTEKDEFSYQELITHVPIMSHPYPKKVLVIGGGDCGVVRELVKHLGKGVDDITMVEIDKKVIELSVKYLPEMAKFHDHPRVKIEIADGFQFLQNLSVLDESHKFDVIITDSSDPEGPAEEFFQVNYFNLLKDAVKQDGIVIMQSSENIWLNLTYLSSLKEKAAQVFSNVEYCQCYMPSYTSGQLGLIVATMDTSKNLTKPLRTLSRDTEGKMFKYYSAAVHEAAFVLPTWADRALRETS, from the coding sequence ATGTCTGACCAGCTCGACCTCGACCTCGACAATTTCACCCACCCAGCCGTGTCCAAGCTTAACGGCGCCATGTGGTTCCACGAGCTCAACGACGAGTACTTCCCTGGACAGTCGTTTGGCCTCAAAATCGACAAGATTCTCCACCACGAGAAGCTGGAGTTCCAAGACATCTTGATCTTTCAGTCGCTGACGTTTGGCAACGTGCTTGTTTTGAACGGCATCATCCAGTGCACGGAGAAAGACGAGTTCTCCTACCAGGAGCTCATCACTCACGTGCCCATCATGAGCCATCCGTAcccaaagaaggtgttggTAATTGGCGGCGGCGATTGTGGCGTTGTAAGGGAGCTCGTGAAACATCTCGGTAAAGGTGTCGATGACATCACCATGGTGGAGATCGACAAGAAGGTCATCGAGCTCAGCGTCAAGTACTTGCCTGAGATGGCCAAGTTCCACGATCATCCTAGAGTGAAAATAGAGATTGCCGACGGATTCCAGTTCTTGCAGAATTTGAGCGTGCTCGACGAATCCCACAAGTTCGATGTCATTATCACCGACTCGTCCGACCCGGAGGGCCCTGCAGAGGAGTTTTTCCAGGTCAATtacttcaacttgttgaaagaTGCTGTCAAGCAGGACGGGATTGTCATTATGCAAAGTAGCGAGAACATCTGGCTCAATTTGACCTACTTGAGCagcttgaaggagaaagcTGCCCAGGTGTTCTCCAACGTCGAGTACTGTCAGTGCTACATGCCTTCATATACAAGCGGCCAGTTGGGGCTCATTGTGGCCACCATGGACACAAGCAAGAACTTGACTAAGCCGTTGCGGACGTTGCTGAGAGACACCGAGGGTAAGATGTTCAAGTACTACAGCGCAGCCGTGCATGAGGCTGCTTTTGTGTTACCCACTTGGGCTGACAGAGCACTCAGAGAGACCAGCTGA
- a CDS encoding U2-type spliceosomal complex subunit produces the protein MTTNHRPTLESKRGRANPIKNTIKHARALSGQMGLKLRPDIEGAKVSTSLGKRALEDPESSTKRQKGESENSEPSERHNSDSLSLESGSVTDDEREEDENVESREVIEKVKEDEDKKNHKGLQNKSESPRKSSWRNTPFRNKVEPRKESLPTYTTDTLHSDKHQKFLNKYIH, from the coding sequence ATGACTACAAATCATAGACCCACGCTTGAAAGTAAGCGAGGAAGAGCAAATCCCATAAAAAATACGATCAAGCATGCACGAGCCTTGAGTGGGCAGATGGGGCTAAAATTGAGGCCCGACATTGAAGGTGCAAAAGTGTCTACGAGTCTCGGGAAGAGAGCATTGGAAGACCCGGAATCAAGCAccaaaaggcaaaaagGGGAACTGGAGAACCTGGAGCCATCAGAACGTCATAATAGTGACTCCTTGAGTTTGGAGAGTGGAAGTGTCACAGACGATGAGCgtgaggaagatgagaatGTCGAATCTCGGGAGGTGAtagagaaggtgaaggaggatgaggatAAGAAGAACCACAAGGGGCTACAAAATAAACTGGAACTGCCACGTAAAAGCTCGTGGCGAAACACCCCGTTTAGAAATAAAGTAGAGCCTCGCAAGGAGTCTTTGCCGACATATACCACTGACACGTTGCACTCAGACAAGCACCAGAAGTTTCTCAACAAATACATTCACTAG
- the RMP1 gene encoding Rmp1p encodes MLPNDKLEQLQNEYAILHLLYHRNYNQHRVAVWWRYFDMIHRGVRKVLRGIYEAQEAKKIRRREELEKEVAAVASHLLTRVMGKAFYHFHSVIALGQFVNLGFVLVANLSALRSLLLEIEGVQSRRHMQEKPLKSVKIDADDIGEELTIDSVSKPEPSPEVRTIDLFEDIAPKKRSREEPDSGKSEKKKKKKKKKSKSAIDDIFG; translated from the coding sequence ATGCTACCGAATGACAAACTTGAACAGCTTCAAAACGAGTACGCCAtacttcaccttctctaTCACAGAAACTACAACCAGCACAGAGTGGCTGTTTGGTGGCGGTATTTTGATATGATCCACAGGGGAGTGAGGAAAGTGCTACGAGGAATCTATGAAGCCCAGGAGGCAAAGAAGATACGAAGGAGagaggagttggagaaggaagttGCTGCAGTGGCATCTCACTTGCTTACTAGAGTGATGGGGAAAGCGTTTTATCATTTCCATTCGGTGATCGCCTTGGGTCAATTTGTCAATTTAGGGTTTGTCTTGGTGGCCAACTTGAGTGCCCTTAGATCGCTACTATTAGAGATTGAGGGCGTTCAAAGCAGGAGACACATGCAAGAGAAACCTTTGAAATCTGTTAAAATCGATGCTGATGATATTGGCGAGGAGTTGACTATTGATCTGGTATCAAAGCCTGAACCTCTGCCAGAGGTCAGGACCATAGACTTGTTTGAGGACATTGCTCCAAAAAAACGCTCAAGAGAGGAACCAGATTCAGGCAAGagtgaaaagaagaagaagaaaaagaagaagaaatccAAGTCTGCCATCGACGACATCTTTGGCTAA
- the STP2 gene encoding Stp2p has translation MSTEVQKRLKQYLHAASALEQVILAPLVWLCSLIAALLLPARIATLEQPVSQKKQNADNMSLFPSISNVAIDRHEVNEESDEPSSSRPIPCSTGITTRLLPFKNAKGEIEWAFTEDMPPGTELEAFRIHHEPSKVGAAVKKDTDDILSPVTSSSSNNESVVYDKPSNMPQVNTPSSTSSDDEKASGKEDGAGESSDGHVHQCPHCSTSFKMRGYLTRHMKKHASEKAYKCPFHKASVYKDENDVVHKCHPTGGFSRRDTYKTHLKSRHFKYPDNTPIKARSTSAGNCSMCGEWFENGEIWCEMHVEGGECKYLPAGFKGKSRIKNRIKKQLAQMQKQERKVKQRAKKNSQSPVMGTPNSMTTPMPPTTSSCDYHDSPSSTSSSMHSQHNTQQSIKHESPMDMATTTTTLAEIQSALSPDDYDDRWCLDTEQLIFPIPTPDMVLRQHSEMMGASMATQSYVPQAYPQMYQQPMQQQMPQQVPQQGPHQIYEPQQQQQVQQEHTQKFYRQQLPAHIRTQMQMQMPLGFHGDENSMIREKGY, from the coding sequence ATGTCCACAGAAGTACAAAAGCGCTTGAAGCAGTATCTTCACGCTGCATCGGCCCTCGAGCAGGTCATTTTGGCGCCTCTCGTGTGGTTGTGCTCCTTGATCGCTGCCCTCTTGCTTCCAGCCAGAATCGCCACTTTGGAGCAGCCAGTAtcccaaaagaagcagaacGCCGATAATATGTCCCTTTTTCCTTCCATCAGCAACGTGGCCATTGACCGTCACGAGGTGAATGAGGAAAGTGACGAACCCTCCTCCAGCCGCCCCATCCCTTGCTCCACAGGTATCACCACTCGCCTCTTGCCCTTTAAAAACGCAAAGGGGGAAATTGAGTGGGCCTTCACCGAAGACATGCCTCCAGGAACTGAACTAGAGGCGTTTAGAATTCACCACGAGCCTTCAAAAGTGGGCGCCGCCGTCAAGAAGGATACCGACGATATCTTATCTCCCGTGACCTCAAGCAGCTCCAACAACGAATCTGTTGTTTACGACAAACCATCTAATATGCCTCAGGTTAATACCCCCTCCTCCACTTCCTCAGACGATGAGAAGGCTTCTGGCAAGGAGGACGGTGCCGGAGAGTCCTCAGATGGTCATGTTCACCAGTGTCCCCACTGTAGCACCTCTTTTAAGATGAGAGGTTACTTGACCCGCcacatgaagaagcacGCTTCGGAAAAGGCTTACAAGTGTCCGTTCCACAAGGCGTCGGTCTACAAAGACGAAAATGATGTGGTACACAAGTGCCACCCCACAGGTGGCTTCTCCAGAAGAGACACCTACAAGACCCATTTGAAGAGCCGCCACTTCAAGTATCCAGACAACACACCCATCAAAGCAAGAAGTACATCAGCAGGTAACTGCTCCATGTGTGGTGAATGGTTCGAAAACGGTGAGATTTGGTGTGAGATGCACGTTGAAGGTGGTGAGTGTAAATACTTGCCCGCAGGTTTCAAGGGCAAGTCAAGAATAAAGAATagaatcaagaagcaaCTTGCCCAAATGCAGAAGCAGGAGAGGAAAGTGAAGCAGAGAGCGAAGAAAAACTCTCAATCTCCAGTGATGGGCACGCCTAACTCCATGACTACACCAATGCCTCCAACTACGAGTTCTTGTGACTACCATGACTCTCCATCGTCCACGTCCAGTTCCATGCATAGTCAACACAATACTCAGCAAAGTATCAAGCATGAACTGCCAATGGACATGGCCACAACCACCACAACTCTTGCAGAAATCCAATCTGCGCTTTCTCCGGATGACTACGATGACAGATGGTGCCTTGACACTGAACAGCTTATATTCCCTATTCCAACCCCAGATATGGTTCTTCGGCAGCATAGTGAAATGATGGGCGCCTCCATGGCTACCCAGAGTTATGTGCCGCAAGCATATCCGCAAATGTATCAACAGCCTATGCAACAGCAAATGCCTCAACAAGTGCCACAACAAGGGCCTCATCAGATTTATGAGcctcagcaacaacaacaagttcaacagGAACACACACAGAAATTCTATAGGCAACAGCTACCGGCGCACATTCGGACCCAAATGCAGATGCAAATGCCGTTGGGGTTCCATGGAGATGAAAACTCAATGATACGGGAAAAGGGATACTAA
- the SPA2 gene encoding Spa2p: MSEPDLSHHYKVLKQFLDISDDSGQRAKSTSSRAMRAREKLLKLSSAQFRELSTDVYDELKRRIDESRAEPDFLLPKSTFHPKRNQARQKLSSLPQTRFKDLVSDISYEISRRNLHIPSDSTGSVSGQGQGPQSPVSYVHQKTPSHAYSQSSYQQHSKGGSIAESADLNRVADEDISHSTVNDTPREAPDDSIDDSQVSHEDTSKQTIAVQPTTVIPTKANLTWSSDEEDEDESKEVQQPAQREVVEHSNGSRSLDVEIDELKRSLQASEERAEQLEKTNEDLKTNLATTLSQKDALEAEHKQHLAKSANSVDPKELSALRDELESLKSSSAALRLENQALKNKHWKDSRHQSRDLANLSREDSSSSHLNSSPGHQGPRSHSGSLTQAVEAVSRSQISGSPNQSPPRSAALPTSTTDMSVNEELKKLHDKLQSMDASHVPVSVSKKEQLLRTEVAKWQQRYQESQAGIIKKNILSSEPRLRQNVSPDGVIPLKSAAQFFAAIETFITSVYDDDSDQDVLFEKMSHVACLANKLALASDRSSSYEHEHLATNVREAASHSLTATRYYGSNSKLLPRVLVERSVDELAFTVCDLVSACKLNDGNGDGELTQASQINQSQVQESNDAIRPLKIGKSTNLSPPAGKDRSANSRGVSPMEDYSTPRSHTLSKESLKPVKNETHVDTPSPARILPGSLPMGESSDQVDKEPQEEEPVKKLSMFERLARSRAEETKPATPEKEKKSIDSDKSNGVAKAGAAVAATGAAATAATSATPATESLSAESKDRSLTELNKKSNAVFESDKANADVKPDFEKNPSQNKENLAPSTPHSASRVNILDKVRQFESPEENSSNKVSSKTKSPSSMSVKNAKELLSKDASAASSPNQSSPASQKTAENTPTRSRSLFQTLRNKFAGEPKDEEDKTTPLKNERKKETSEDVKPSEAVEPYESVKSKSIDANQPENAAKPELKETTDHFTDESVSKATGAETASKAAVGLTAGAASFAGAKKAAESIKKLEEKPTESIKRHDEKIGEGIKKVEEKPTVDETPKVDRDLDTKKEQVPAGSSTGSSEKGEVGLKQKPSLKSLSSKSPSFKVKKVNYSEKKEEESEEESDYDEQEEEARQRQEYRKSMAAATFNFDLFDIDDPDNTLTQVLLYLEHQTVQVISTIQDLLTAIKKPDATRGELRENSKAISEVIRQMAEATKTSMNQTRNYQLKEHGSWVVTSLEDCNHRMNNLCRPNADKSDEEFADKNFKQRLAGISFDIAKCTKELVKTVEEASLKEDIAQLDARLNQPDDDLT, encoded by the coding sequence ATGTCGGAGCCCGATTTGCTGCACCACTATAAAGTGCTCAAGCAGTTCCTCGACATTCTGGACGACCTGGGCCAGAGAGCGAAGAGCACAAGCTCCAGAGCCATGAGAGCGAGGGAGAAGCTCCTCAAGTTGCTGAGTGCCCAGTTCCGTGAGTTGAGCACAGACGTGTACGATGAGTTGAAACGAAGAATCGACGAGTCCAGGGCAGAGCCCGACTTTTTGCTTCCAAAACTGACGTTCCACCCAAAACGTAACCAGGCGAGACAAAAGCTCTCCCTGTTGCCTCAAACAAGgttcaaggacttggtGCTGGACATCAGCTATGAGATCTCCCGCAGAAACTTGCACATTCCCAGTGATTCGACGGGAAGCGTTTCTGGTCAAGGCCAGGGTCCTCAATCGCCAGTCTCATACGTTCACCAAAAGACCCCCTCGCACGCTTACTCGCAGTCGCTGTATCAACAGCACTCCAAAGGAGGATCCATCGCGGAAAGTGCCGATTTGAATCGTGTGGCCGATGAGGACATCTCTCATCTGACGGTGAATGACACACCAAGGGAGGCGCCTGACGATTCTATTGACGATCTGCAAGTGTCCCACGAAGACACCTCCAAGCAGACCATTGCCGTGCAGCCCACGACTGTTATTCCTACAAAGGCCAATTTGACGTGGTCGAGtgacgaggaggacgaAGATGAGTCGAAGGAGGTGCAGCAGCCAGCCCAGAGAGAAGTGGTTGAACACAGTAATGGCAGTAGATCGCTTGACGTCGAGATCGACGAGCTTAAGCGCTCACTCCAGGCGTCCGAGGAACGCGCAGAGCAGCTTGAGAAGACCAACGAGGACCTCAAGACGAATTTGGCAACTACGCTCTCGCAGAAAGATGCTCTTGAGGCTGAACACAAGCAGCATCTTGCCAAGAGCGCCAATTCGGTTGATCCAAAGGAGCTCAGTGCCCTCCGGGACGAGCTCGAGAGCTTAAAGTCATCCAGTGCTGCATTGAGACTTGAGAATCAGGCGTTGAAGAATAAGCACTGGAAGGACTCGAGGCATCAGTCTAGAGACCTCGCCAATTTATCGAGAGAAGACTCGCTGTCCAGTCACCTTAATAGTTCGCCAGGCCATCAAGGCCCTCGTTCTCACTCAGGTTCATTGACCCAGGCAGTGGAAGCAGTCTCAAGATCTCAGATCAGTGGCTCTCCGAATCAGTCTCCTCCCAGATCAGCTGCTCTCCCAACGTCTACTACGGACATGAGTGTCAACGAAGAGTTGAAAAAGCTTCACGACAAATTGCAATCCATGGATGCATCTCATGTGCCTGTTTCAGTCTCCAAGAAAGAGCAGCTTTTACGTACtgaggttgcaaaatggcagCAAAGATACCAGGAATCCCAAGCAGGTATTATCAAGAAAAATATTCTCTCATCTGAACCTCGGTTGAGGCAGAATGTATCTCCAGATGGCGTAATACCGTTGAAGCTGGCGGCTCAGTTCTTTGCCGCCATAGAGACATTTATCACCAGCGTTTATGATGACGACTCTGATCAGGACGTcctttttgagaagatgTCACACGTTGCATGCCTAGCAAACAAGCTTGCACTCGCCAGCGATAGGAGTTCCTCGTATGAGCACGAGCACCTAGCTACAAATGTGAGAGAAGCTGCCAGCCACTCCTTGACTGCTACGAGATACTATGGCTCTAATAGTAAGCTTTTACCTCgagttcttgttgaaaggTCAGTTGACGAACTCGCCTTCACTGTATGCGATCTTGTGTCTGCTTGCAAGCTCAATGATGGTAATGGTGATGGTGAACTTACCCAAGCAAGTCAAATCAACCAAAGCCAGGTCCAGGAATCCAACGATGCCATACGACCACTCAAAATTGGCAAGTCAACGAATCTCAGTCCTCCGGCTGGTAAGGATAGGTCTGCAAACTCTCGTGGCGTGAGCCCAATGGAGGACTATTCTACCCCAAGGCTGCACACTCTTTCGAAGGAGTCTCTTAAACCTGTCAAGAATGAGACGCACGTTGATACCCCTAGCCCAGCCCGGATTCTTCCTGGATCTTTGCCGATGGGTGAGTCCAGTGACCAGGTCGACAAGGAACCCCAGGAGGAGGAACctgtgaagaagttgtctATGTTCGAAAGACTAGCACGTTCCAGAGCAGAGGAAACTAAGCCCGCAACACCcgaaaaggagaagaagtcaattgACCTGGACAAATCAAATGGTGTGGCCAAAGCTGGCGCAGCAGTTGCAGCAACTGGCGCAGCAGCGACAGCAGCTACGTCAGCGACGCCAGCAACGGAGTCTTTATCTGCCGAGAGCAAAGATCGTTCTTTGACCgaactcaacaaaaaatcgAACGCGGTGTTTGAATCGGATAAAGCAAATGCCGATGTGAAGCctgattttgaaaagaaccCGTCTCAAAACAAGGAGAACTTagctccttcaactccacaTTCTGCCTCACGCGTCAATATCTTAGACAAAGTCAGACAGTTTGAGAGCCCCGAAGAGAACTCCAGTAACAAAGTGTCATCAAAAACGAAATCTCCCTCTCTGATGTCTGTGAAGAACGCAAAGGAATTGTTATCGAAGGACGCAAGCGCAGCAAGTAGCCCCAATCAGCTGAGTCCAGCTAGTCAAAAAACAGCTGAGAACACCCCAACTAGAAGCAGAAGTCTTTTCCAGACTCTTAGAAATAAATTCGCCGGAGAACCgaaggatgaggaggatAAGACAACACCACTTAAAAATgagaggaagaaggaaacGAGCGAGGATGTCAAGCCATCTGAAGCTGTGGAGCCATATGAATCTGTCAAGTCCAAGCTGATTGATGCCAATCAACCAGAAAATGCAGCGAAGCccgagttgaaggaaaccACTGATCATTTCACCGATGAGAGCGTGCTGAAGGCTACAGGCGCCGAGACAGCTTCAAAGGCTGCTGTCGGCCTTACTGCCGgagctgcttcttttgctggtgccaagaaggctgctgagagcatcaagaagcttgaagagaagccAACTGAGAGCATCAAGAGGCACGATGAGAAGATAGGTGAGggcatcaagaaggtcGAAGAGAAGCCAACTGTTGACGAAACACCCAAGGTTGACCGAGACCTCGATACTAAGAAAGAGCAGGTTCCAGCGGGCTCATCAACCGGCTCTTCTGAGAAAGGGGAGGTTGGGTTGAAACAAAAACCTTCATTAAAATCACTCTCTAGTAAGTCACCCTCtttcaaggtgaagaaggtaAACTAttcagagaagaaggaggaagaatCAGAGGAGGAGAGTGACTACGATGAAcaggaggaagaggctAGACAACGGCAGGAATATAGAAAGTCGATGGCAGCAGCTACATTCAATTTCGACTTGTTCGATATTGACGACCCAGACAACACGTTAACCCAAGTGTTACTTTATTTAGAGCATCAGACTGTCCAAGTGATTTCCACAATCCAAGACTTACTTACCGCTATAAAAAAACCTGACGCAACTAGGGGtgaattgagagaaaatTCCAAGGCCATTTCTGAAGTGATCAGGCAGATGGCAGAAGCTACCAAAACTTCTATGAACCAAACGCGTAACTACCAGTTGAAGGAGCATGGCTCGTGGGTGGTTACGAGTTTGGAGGACTGCAACCACCGTATGAACAACCTTTGCAGACCCAACGCTGACAAGAGCGACGAAGAATTTGCAgacaaaaacttcaagcAGCGTCTTGCTGGAATTTCGTTTGATATTGCCAAGTGCACTAAGGAGTTGGTGAAAACGGTCGAAGAGGCCAGTTTGAAGGAGGATATTGCCCAACTCGACGCCAGACTCAATCAACCCGATGACGACTTGACGTGA
- the SLC1 gene encoding 1-acylglycerol-3-phosphate O-acyltransferase SLC1: MGYLQKLKFYIKSFIFGSLIASCALYGVFASIFLRIIGKSEYAQYTVARAFYHSFSRLLGIKIVIKNEHLLHKKPAVVISNHQSALDILVLGKIFQPGYTVTAKKALKYLPFLGWFMLASKTFFLDRARGEKARKVLDQALLSLKENDRALFMFPEGTRSAIKKLDMLPFKKGAFHLAKQAKIPVIPVAVQNYSTLFHSRDKIFKRGEIVIEVMEPESSDHLETKEDVDEFVISIRNKMLKSIESMGYASTVDEKKPTPASPVEQESNEAASDESVEVISESTPLISTD, translated from the coding sequence ATGGGGTACCTCCAGAAATTGAAATTCTACATCAAGTCGTTCATATTCGGTTCCCTCATTGCTTCGTGTGCCCTTTACGGTGTGTTTGCCTCGATCTTCCTTCGAATTATTGGCAAGTCCGAATATGCACAGTACACGGTGGCCAGGGCGTTCTACCATCTGTTCAGCCGCTTGTTGGGTATCAAAATAGTTATCAAGAACGAACACTTGTTGCATAAAAAACCTGCCGTGGTGATCTCCAACCACCAGTCTGCATTGGACATCTTGGTGTTGGGAAAGATTTTCCAGCCAGGCTACACCGTCACGGCCAAGAAGGCCTTGAAGTACCTTCCTTTCTTGGGATGGTTTATGCTTGCATCGAAGACCTTTTTCTTGGACAGAGCTAGGGGCGAGAAGGCTAGAAAAGTGTTGGATCAGGCGCTTTTGAGCTTGAAAGAGAATGACAGAGCGCTCTTCATGTTCCCTGAGGGTACTCGTTCAgccatcaaaaagttggaCATGCTTCCATTCAAGAAAGGTGCATTCCACCTCGCCAAGCAGGCGAAAATTCCTGTGATCCCAGTGGCGGTGCAAAACTACAGCACTTTGTTCCACTCGAGGGACAAGATCTTCAAACGTGGAGAGATTGTCATTGAGGTGATGGAGCCTGAGTCGAGCGACCACTTGgagacaaaagaagatgtgGACGAGTTCGTCATTCTGATCAGAAACAAGATGCTCAAGTCGATCGAGAGCATGGGTTACGCTTCCACCgttgacgaaaagaagcctACCCCAGCATCGCCCGTCGAACAGGAAAGCAACGAGGCGGCATCGGATGAGAGCGTGGAGGTGATTTCTGAGTCGACCCCTTTGATCTCCACTGACTAG